In Macrobrachium nipponense isolate FS-2020 chromosome 15, ASM1510439v2, whole genome shotgun sequence, a single genomic region encodes these proteins:
- the LOC135194950 gene encoding facilitated trehalose transporter Tret1-like isoform X3, with protein MTESQEKDEEFVSSGSVIRQVLFGLVVAFSTLMTGFTSAWPVVLPKLQENPRSFNVTDQDVAWLVSVQGIVGMFTSLLSGHMVEYFGPKRLLLINLFPTFGLWLLMAFTSFLSILYLCRIGLCISTYLFKSFFQAYIAELCQPKIRGAIAALPELIISVGVLIIYVLANFFSYEVVTAMCAVPFLPLFFLAIFIPESPYWLMRRNRIDDVKASLQRLRGKSDDVNNELRRLTRTSKVQVSAWSQVHELRKRENILPVLLVLSILSLREISGQTALFSYSVYMFRQAGVELDAFLCTVLLGCVRVVTTIIAVPALDKAGRRPFLIGSTVVCGTSQLIIGFTLLMEMPGASWVPLAGLLIYVAAFGLGQAGIPWILMGELLPTPVRSVGSSVITFSYCLLMFIVNYVFFWLLENLRLGGTLCLFAFANVILAIISFFWLPETKERSLEDLEVAFAKRKRLDQDDQESNQEVTAEL; from the exons ATGACAGAATCACAGGAGAAAGATGAGGAGTTCGTATCATCAGGAAGTGTCATAAGACAG GTACTGTTTGGGTTGGTTGTGGCCTTTTCCACATTAATGACCGGATTCACAAGCGCCTGGCCTGTGGTACTGCCGAAACTTCAAGAGAACCCTCGAAGCTTCAACGTCACAGACCAAGATGTGGCGTGGCTTG TTTCAGTCCAAGGAATCGTAGGGATGTTCACTTCCCTGCTTTCAGGACACATGGTGGAGTACTTTGGCCCCAAGAGACTCCTCCTCATAAACCTGTTCCCAACCTTTGGCCTGTGGCTCTTGATGGCCTTCACGTCATTCCTGAGCATCCTCTACCTCTGTCGCATTGGGCTGTGCATCAGCACCTACCTCTTCAAGAGCTTCTTCCAGGCCTATATTGCCGAGCTGTGCCAACCCAAAATACGGGGAGCCATTGCAGCGCTACCCGAGCTCATCATTTCAGTGGGCGTCCTCATCATTTACGTCCTCGCCAACTTCTTTTCGTATGAGGTTGTGACTGCTATGTGCGCTGTGCCGTTTCTTCCTCTGTTCTTCCTCGCTATCTTTATACCAGAG TCACCTTACTGGCTTATGAGGAGGAATAGAATAGACGATGTTAAAGCATCCCTTCAGCGACTTCGTGGGAAAAGTGATGACGTGAACAACGAGCTCAGACGTCTCACACGTACCAGTAAAGTTCAAGTCTCGGCATGGTCACAA GTCCACGAGTTGCGTAAGAGGGAAAACATCCTTCCAGTCTTGCTTGTTCTGTCCATCCTGTCTCTTAGAGAGATCAGCGGTCAGACAGCTTTGTTCTCGTATTCTGTTTACATGTTCAGACAAGCTGGCGTCGAGTTGGACGCCTTCCTTTGTACGGTCTTGCTCGGGTGTGTCCGTGTCGTCACAACGATCATTGCTGTCCCTGCCTTGGACAAAGCTGGCAGACGACCATTCCTGATCGGGAGCACCGTCGTCTGTGGCACGTCTCAACTCATCATTGGTTTTACCTTGTTGATGGAAATGCCTGGTGCTTCTTGGGTTCCTTTGGCCGGATTGCTGATATACGTGGCTGCGTTTGGCCTTGGCCAGGCTGGAATTCCTTGGATATTGATGGGGGAACTTCTGCCAACTCCAGTTCGTTCAGTAGGGTCATCGGTTATTACCTTTAGTTACTGTTTACTTATGTTCATCGTCAATTATGTATTCTTCTGGCTGTTGGAGAACTTACGGTTGGGAGGGACTCTGTGCCTCTTTGCTTTTGCAAATGTCATTCTTGCGATCATTTCATTCTTCTGGTTACCTGAGACAAAGGAAAGATCTCTAGAAGATTTAGAAGTCGCTTTTGCTAAACGTAAGAGACTGGACCAAGATGACCAGGAATCTAACCAAGAGGTGACAGCTGAATTATGA
- the LOC135194950 gene encoding facilitated trehalose transporter Tret1-like isoform X1 encodes MADSSKMDLAPIVCVCLCCHKVSTGSYHHRSTMTESQEKDEEFVSSGSVIRQVLFGLVVAFSTLMTGFTSAWPVVLPKLQENPRSFNVTDQDVAWLVSVQGIVGMFTSLLSGHMVEYFGPKRLLLINLFPTFGLWLLMAFTSFLSILYLCRIGLCISTYLFKSFFQAYIAELCQPKIRGAIAALPELIISVGVLIIYVLANFFSYEVVTAMCAVPFLPLFFLAIFIPESPYWLMRRNRIDDVKASLQRLRGKSDDVNNELRRLTRTSKVQVSAWSQVHELRKRENILPVLLVLSILSLREISGQTALFSYSVYMFRQAGVELDAFLCTVLLGCVRVVTTIIAVPALDKAGRRPFLIGSTVVCGTSQLIIGFTLLMEMPGASWVPLAGLLIYVAAFGLGQAGIPWILMGELLPTPVRSVGSSVITFSYCLLMFIVNYVFFWLLENLRLGGTLCLFAFANVILAIISFFWLPETKERSLEDLEVAFAKRKRLDQDDQESNQEVTAEL; translated from the exons GTACTGGAAGTTATCATCATCGAAGCACCATGACAGAATCACAGGAGAAAGATGAGGAGTTCGTATCATCAGGAAGTGTCATAAGACAG GTACTGTTTGGGTTGGTTGTGGCCTTTTCCACATTAATGACCGGATTCACAAGCGCCTGGCCTGTGGTACTGCCGAAACTTCAAGAGAACCCTCGAAGCTTCAACGTCACAGACCAAGATGTGGCGTGGCTTG TTTCAGTCCAAGGAATCGTAGGGATGTTCACTTCCCTGCTTTCAGGACACATGGTGGAGTACTTTGGCCCCAAGAGACTCCTCCTCATAAACCTGTTCCCAACCTTTGGCCTGTGGCTCTTGATGGCCTTCACGTCATTCCTGAGCATCCTCTACCTCTGTCGCATTGGGCTGTGCATCAGCACCTACCTCTTCAAGAGCTTCTTCCAGGCCTATATTGCCGAGCTGTGCCAACCCAAAATACGGGGAGCCATTGCAGCGCTACCCGAGCTCATCATTTCAGTGGGCGTCCTCATCATTTACGTCCTCGCCAACTTCTTTTCGTATGAGGTTGTGACTGCTATGTGCGCTGTGCCGTTTCTTCCTCTGTTCTTCCTCGCTATCTTTATACCAGAG TCACCTTACTGGCTTATGAGGAGGAATAGAATAGACGATGTTAAAGCATCCCTTCAGCGACTTCGTGGGAAAAGTGATGACGTGAACAACGAGCTCAGACGTCTCACACGTACCAGTAAAGTTCAAGTCTCGGCATGGTCACAA GTCCACGAGTTGCGTAAGAGGGAAAACATCCTTCCAGTCTTGCTTGTTCTGTCCATCCTGTCTCTTAGAGAGATCAGCGGTCAGACAGCTTTGTTCTCGTATTCTGTTTACATGTTCAGACAAGCTGGCGTCGAGTTGGACGCCTTCCTTTGTACGGTCTTGCTCGGGTGTGTCCGTGTCGTCACAACGATCATTGCTGTCCCTGCCTTGGACAAAGCTGGCAGACGACCATTCCTGATCGGGAGCACCGTCGTCTGTGGCACGTCTCAACTCATCATTGGTTTTACCTTGTTGATGGAAATGCCTGGTGCTTCTTGGGTTCCTTTGGCCGGATTGCTGATATACGTGGCTGCGTTTGGCCTTGGCCAGGCTGGAATTCCTTGGATATTGATGGGGGAACTTCTGCCAACTCCAGTTCGTTCAGTAGGGTCATCGGTTATTACCTTTAGTTACTGTTTACTTATGTTCATCGTCAATTATGTATTCTTCTGGCTGTTGGAGAACTTACGGTTGGGAGGGACTCTGTGCCTCTTTGCTTTTGCAAATGTCATTCTTGCGATCATTTCATTCTTCTGGTTACCTGAGACAAAGGAAAGATCTCTAGAAGATTTAGAAGTCGCTTTTGCTAAACGTAAGAGACTGGACCAAGATGACCAGGAATCTAACCAAGAGGTGACAGCTGAATTATGA
- the LOC135194950 gene encoding facilitated trehalose transporter Tret1-like isoform X2: MCKRMSERVGSVYGSKGTGSYHHRSTMTESQEKDEEFVSSGSVIRQVLFGLVVAFSTLMTGFTSAWPVVLPKLQENPRSFNVTDQDVAWLVSVQGIVGMFTSLLSGHMVEYFGPKRLLLINLFPTFGLWLLMAFTSFLSILYLCRIGLCISTYLFKSFFQAYIAELCQPKIRGAIAALPELIISVGVLIIYVLANFFSYEVVTAMCAVPFLPLFFLAIFIPESPYWLMRRNRIDDVKASLQRLRGKSDDVNNELRRLTRTSKVQVSAWSQVHELRKRENILPVLLVLSILSLREISGQTALFSYSVYMFRQAGVELDAFLCTVLLGCVRVVTTIIAVPALDKAGRRPFLIGSTVVCGTSQLIIGFTLLMEMPGASWVPLAGLLIYVAAFGLGQAGIPWILMGELLPTPVRSVGSSVITFSYCLLMFIVNYVFFWLLENLRLGGTLCLFAFANVILAIISFFWLPETKERSLEDLEVAFAKRKRLDQDDQESNQEVTAEL, from the exons ATGTGCAAAAGAATGTCGGAAAGAGTTGGGAGTGTTTACGGAAGCAAAG GTACTGGAAGTTATCATCATCGAAGCACCATGACAGAATCACAGGAGAAAGATGAGGAGTTCGTATCATCAGGAAGTGTCATAAGACAG GTACTGTTTGGGTTGGTTGTGGCCTTTTCCACATTAATGACCGGATTCACAAGCGCCTGGCCTGTGGTACTGCCGAAACTTCAAGAGAACCCTCGAAGCTTCAACGTCACAGACCAAGATGTGGCGTGGCTTG TTTCAGTCCAAGGAATCGTAGGGATGTTCACTTCCCTGCTTTCAGGACACATGGTGGAGTACTTTGGCCCCAAGAGACTCCTCCTCATAAACCTGTTCCCAACCTTTGGCCTGTGGCTCTTGATGGCCTTCACGTCATTCCTGAGCATCCTCTACCTCTGTCGCATTGGGCTGTGCATCAGCACCTACCTCTTCAAGAGCTTCTTCCAGGCCTATATTGCCGAGCTGTGCCAACCCAAAATACGGGGAGCCATTGCAGCGCTACCCGAGCTCATCATTTCAGTGGGCGTCCTCATCATTTACGTCCTCGCCAACTTCTTTTCGTATGAGGTTGTGACTGCTATGTGCGCTGTGCCGTTTCTTCCTCTGTTCTTCCTCGCTATCTTTATACCAGAG TCACCTTACTGGCTTATGAGGAGGAATAGAATAGACGATGTTAAAGCATCCCTTCAGCGACTTCGTGGGAAAAGTGATGACGTGAACAACGAGCTCAGACGTCTCACACGTACCAGTAAAGTTCAAGTCTCGGCATGGTCACAA GTCCACGAGTTGCGTAAGAGGGAAAACATCCTTCCAGTCTTGCTTGTTCTGTCCATCCTGTCTCTTAGAGAGATCAGCGGTCAGACAGCTTTGTTCTCGTATTCTGTTTACATGTTCAGACAAGCTGGCGTCGAGTTGGACGCCTTCCTTTGTACGGTCTTGCTCGGGTGTGTCCGTGTCGTCACAACGATCATTGCTGTCCCTGCCTTGGACAAAGCTGGCAGACGACCATTCCTGATCGGGAGCACCGTCGTCTGTGGCACGTCTCAACTCATCATTGGTTTTACCTTGTTGATGGAAATGCCTGGTGCTTCTTGGGTTCCTTTGGCCGGATTGCTGATATACGTGGCTGCGTTTGGCCTTGGCCAGGCTGGAATTCCTTGGATATTGATGGGGGAACTTCTGCCAACTCCAGTTCGTTCAGTAGGGTCATCGGTTATTACCTTTAGTTACTGTTTACTTATGTTCATCGTCAATTATGTATTCTTCTGGCTGTTGGAGAACTTACGGTTGGGAGGGACTCTGTGCCTCTTTGCTTTTGCAAATGTCATTCTTGCGATCATTTCATTCTTCTGGTTACCTGAGACAAAGGAAAGATCTCTAGAAGATTTAGAAGTCGCTTTTGCTAAACGTAAGAGACTGGACCAAGATGACCAGGAATCTAACCAAGAGGTGACAGCTGAATTATGA